From Syngnathus typhle isolate RoL2023-S1 ecotype Sweden linkage group LG13, RoL_Styp_1.0, whole genome shotgun sequence, a single genomic window includes:
- the LOC133165726 gene encoding centrosomal protein of 120 kDa-like, translating to MAPKSEQLLIVLSILEGRDFPKCPRLSLEVQASFDGKPLTTDPVEHLDQPHFSTELAWELDRKMLRQHRLQRTPIKLQCFTVDSSNNSRENVGYIVLDLRSVQEVPQDPRWHTLLSSKYTKKKPSLLLSMVLENGGKSTPPPPPSPQAPRNKKAQRAPRSSGPVAPQPLLDKLEAVLVPEQGYHQVGPDSVATDMFVLSVTLAFVAKLEQLIPTTLKLSSEDAGFFFFYTLLGNDITSEPFRNLLTPDFQPKRASVRVRSSDRALRAFLSQQPPLQIHLCCGTHSLGSADVPLATLAGLAVDLEERAATVEGVFALQPPARVRRSLPAMPADLQPNVSVTITLRREDVAPQLQTSSTKEGHNINPCAAVAPAAEDQIASSTPIRNPPEVVALSQTHQEVLSHGLGSVFDRPDVNMAPKSEQLLIVLSILEGRDFPKRPRLSLEVQASFDGKQLTTDPVEHLDQPHFSTELAWELDRKMLRQHRLQRTPIKLQCFTVDSSNNSRENVGYIVLDLRSVQEVPQDPRWHTLLSSKYTKKKPSLLLSMVLENGGKSTPPPPPSPQAPRNKKAQRAPRSSGPVAPQPLLDKLEAVLVPEQGYHQVGPDSVATDMFVLSVTLAFVAKLEQLIPTTLKLSSEDAGFFFFYTLLGNDITSEPFRNLLTPDFQPKRASVRVRSSDRALRAFLSQQPPLQIHLCCGTHSLGSADVPLATLAGLAVDLEERAATVEGVFALQPPARVRRSLPAMPADLQPNVSVTITLRASPADVEPLAACQAQGEGACALKASIPPSAHRYCFSLDLCNLRQTGLLHTIAATIRYSYEFFGSAVPVMTSHPVELRRNTDVSLPHSYCAFDFAAVPQQLQDTFLRIPLVLELWHHDAGSTNDFLIGRASLLLSRLLAAERSRHPAGVREAPWRQIHQDRIPFFSTQSSNEKAAELSLVATLDDFGLVNRNDIPILNRLRQPGEMKLSSQQSIQQREKEIQELRQAIFSLNRLARLATETSDGVFTDNIRSMELKGFEVRELIKAQQKQVVSQAERRLEKIQKEITEQKKRVADLDRLTLDDGPVHFLQRCQALEALPPVTSPIPAIAVEPGLTFDSVIKAVCDFKSLSQEICQDGFVSICEKVREVVITAPPNLPVHIDVTGPSANVTAPLAEIHPPVQMEETGSKLSTGSKQRNHQRHTHARKK from the exons GGCGCGATTTCCCCAAGTGCCCTCGGCTCAGCTTGGAGGTTCAGGCGAGCTTCGACGGCAAGCCGTTGACCACCGACCCCGTGGAGCACCTGGACCAGCCGCACTTCAGCACTGAGCTGGCCTGGGAGCTGGACCGCAAGATGCTGCGCCAGCacag ACTGCAGAGGACCCCCATCAAGCTTCAGTGTTTCACCGTAGACTCCAGCAACAACAGCAGGGAGAACGTGGGCTACATTGTGCTGGACCTCAGATCCGTTCAGGAAGTCCCACAG GATCCACGCTGGCATACGCTGCTGAGCAGCAAGTACACAAAGAAGAAGCCGTCGCTGCTCCTCAGCATGGTGCTGGAGAATGGCGgcaagtccacgccgccaccacCGCCCTCTCCCCAAGCACCCCGAAACAAGAAGGCCCAAAGAG CGCCTCGCTCGAGCGGGCCCGTAGCCCCGCAGCCCCTCCTGGACAAGCTGGAGGCGGTCCTGGTGCCTGAGCAGGGTTACCATCAGGTGGGACCCGACAGCGTGGCCACCGACATGTTTGTGCTGTCCGTCACTCTGGCTTTTGTCGCCAAGTTGGAACAG TTAATCCCCACCACGCTCAAGTTGTCATCAGAGGATGCcggcttcttctttttctacacACTGCTGGGCAACGACATCACCAGTGAGCCCTTTCGGAACCTCCTGACGCCGGACTTCCAGCCCAAGCGCGCCTCGGTGCGCGTCCGCAGCAGCGACCGCGCCCTGCGCGCCTTCCTGTCGCAGCAACCGCCCTTGCAGATCCACCTATGCTGCGGCACGCACTCGCTGGGCAGCGCCGACGTGCCCCTGGCCACGCTGGCCGGGCTCGCCGTGGACCTGGAGGAGAGGGCGGCCACAGTGGAGGGCGTGTTTGCGCTACAGCCGCCCGCCCGCGTCAGGCGCTCGCTGCCGGCGATGCCCGCCGACTTGCAGCCTAACGTCAGCGTGACCATCACACTGCGCCGAGAGGACGTGGCGCCGCAGCTACAG ACTTCGTCCACCAAAGAAGGACACAACATAAACCCGTGCGCTGCCGTCGCGCCGGCCGCCGAGGACCAAATTGCCAGTTCGACTCCAATCCGAAATCCTCCTGAGGTTGTTGCGCTGTCGCAGACCCACCAGGAGGTACTGTCGCACG GTCTCGGGAGTGTTTTTGATCGTCCAGATGTCAACATGGCTCCGAAGAGCGAGCAACTTCTCATCGTGTTGTCCATTCTGGAAG GGCGCGATTTCCCCAAGCGCCCTCGGCTCAGCTTGGAGGTTCAGGCGAGCTTCGACGGCAAGCAGTTGACCACCGACCCCGTGGAGCACCTGGACCAGCCGCACTTCAGCACTGAGCTGGCCTGGGAGCTGGACCGCAAGATGCTGCGCCAGCacag ACTGCAGAGGACCCCCATCAAGCTTCAGTGTTTCACCGTAGACTCCAGCAACAACAGCAGGGAGAACGTGGGCTACATTGTGCTGGACCTCAGATCCGTTCAGGAAGTCCCACAG GATCCACGCTGGCATACGCTGCTGAGCAGCAAGTACACAAAGAAGAAGCCGTCGCTGCTCCTCAGCATGGTGCTGGAGAATGGCGgcaagtccacgccgccaccacCGCCCTCTCCCCAAGCACCCCGAAACAAGAAGGCCCAAAGAG CGCCTCGCTCGAGCGGGCCCGTAGCCCCGCAGCCCCTCCTGGACAAGCTGGAGGCGGTTCTGGTGCCTGAGCAGGGTTACCATCAGGTGGGACCCGACAGCGTGGCCACCGACATGTTTGTGCTGTCCGTCACTCTGGCTTTTGTCGCCAAGTTGGAACAG TTAATCCCCACCACGCTCAAGTTGTCATCAGAGGATGCcggcttcttctttttctacacACTGCTGGGCAACGACATCACCAGTGAGCCCTTTCGGAACCTCCTGACGCCGGACTTCCAGCCCAAGCGCGCCTCGGTGCGCGTCCGCAGCAGCGACCGCGCCCTGCGCGCCTTCCTGTCGCAGCAACCGCCCTTGCAGATCCACCTATGCTGCGGCACGCACTCGCTGGGCAGCGCCGACGTGCCCCTGGCCACGCTGGCCGGGCTCGCCGTGGACCTGGAGGAGAGGGCGGCCACAGTGGAGGGCGTGTTTGCGCTACAGCCGCCCGCCCGCGTCAGGCGCTCGCTGCCGGCGATGCCCGCCGACTTGCAGCCTAACGTCAGCGTGACCATCACACTGCGTGCCAGTCCTGCAGACGTGGAGCCGCTCGCCGCATGTCAGGCCCAGGGCGAGGGCGCCTGCGCCCTCAAAGCGTCCATTCCGCCATCGGCGCATCGCTACTGTTTCTCTCTGGATCTCTGCAACCTCAGACAGACCGGACTCTTACACACCATCGCTGCCACAATCAG GTACTCGTACGAGTTCTTCGGCAGCGCGGTGCCCGTGATGACCAGCCACCCCGTGGAGCTGCGCAGGAACACGGACGTGTCTCTGCCGCACTCTTACTGCGCCTTCGACTTTGCCGCCGTGCCGCAGCAGCTGCAGGATACCTTCCTCAG AATTCCTCTGGTGTTGGAGCTGTGGCACCACGACGCCGGCAGTACCAACGATTTCCTGATTGGCCGAGCCTCGCTGCTGCTGTCTCGGCTGCTTGCCGCCGAGAGGAGCCGACACCCGGCCGGTGTGAGGGAGGCGCCATGGCGCCAAATCCACCAGGACCGAATCCCCTTCTTCTCCACCCAGAG CTCCAACGAGAAAGCAGCAGAGTTGAGCCTGGTGGCCACACTGGACGACTTTGGGCTCGTGAACCGTAATGACATCCCCATACTTAATAGATTGAGACAGCCGGGTGAGATGAAGCTCAGCTCCCAGCAGAGCATTCAGCAAAGAGAGAAGGAAATTCAAGAGCTAAGACAAGCCATCTTTTCTCTTAAT CGTTTAGCTCGGCTGGCGACGGAGACAAGCGACGGCGTCTTCACCGACAATATCCGCAGCATGGAGCTGAAGGGCTTCGAAGTGCGTGAGTTGATCAAGGCTCAGCAGAAGCAGGTCGTGAGTCAGGCCGAGCGGCGTCTGGAGAAGATCCAAAAGGAGATCACTGAGCAGAAGAAGCGAGTGGCCGATCTGGACCGGCTGACCCTCGACGACGGCCCCGTGCATTTCCTTCAG CGCTGTCAGGCGCTGGAAGCGCTGCCGCCCGTGACGTCGCCGATCCCTGCCATCGCCGTGGAACCCGGCTTGACGTTTGACTCTGTCATAAAAGCCGTGTGCGACTTTAAATCGCTGTCGCAAGAGATTTGCCAGGATGGCTTCGTCAGCATCTGTGAGAAAG TGAGAGAAGTGGTGATCACGGCTCCCCCCAATTTGCCCGTCCACATCGACGTGACCGGGCCCTCGGCTAATGTGACAGCACCCTTGGCCGAAATTCACCCCCCTGTACAAATGGAGGAGACAG GTTCCAAATTGTCTACGGGCTCCAAGCAGAGGAACCATCAGCGCCACACTCATGCCAGAAAGAAATGA